A window of the Tunturibacter empetritectus genome harbors these coding sequences:
- a CDS encoding glycosyltransferase family 4 protein: MSEDKQRPTVFMMDLLATVPYYTAYLSQALLKKRVNLTVGSISYYLDPGCFSNRGIKLDSGFINVVGNFQMPRLPRRVLKLLESLLNLAALSLRFLVSPPDIVHVQFLPMVAGPLPLDLWFVRLCQRRGSKIVLTVHDLLPHNTGESHRQTFLDLYQMVDRIICHSESIRERLAIEFAAKEEKVTVIPHGPFFYDLAATAEQTLQSFELDPRTLLVLWQGILSPYKGIDLLLEAWQSVETSVEDARLLIVGTGPAELIGQIREQIRNLKLQRVQLHPRFISTEELVALYRAADIVVYPYRAITTSGALATGLALGKTIIASDLPVFRELLTDRETAFFFDPQKPAELADAITQLLGDALLRERLAENVRKMNFGEESWLSIADKTIDCYKFVQPPELWYKK; encoded by the coding sequence GTGAGCGAAGATAAGCAGAGACCAACCGTCTTCATGATGGATCTCTTGGCCACCGTGCCCTACTATACGGCGTATCTCTCACAGGCGCTGCTGAAGAAGCGAGTCAACCTAACCGTCGGTTCCATCTCCTACTATCTCGACCCAGGTTGTTTCTCAAATCGAGGTATCAAGCTCGATTCGGGATTTATAAACGTCGTCGGCAACTTCCAAATGCCACGGCTCCCGCGCAGAGTCCTGAAGCTCCTGGAATCTCTCCTCAATCTCGCTGCGCTGTCATTGCGCTTCCTCGTCTCCCCACCCGACATCGTTCACGTGCAGTTTCTTCCGATGGTGGCCGGGCCCCTGCCGCTCGATCTATGGTTCGTCCGCCTCTGCCAGCGACGCGGCTCGAAGATCGTGCTAACCGTTCACGATCTACTCCCCCACAACACGGGCGAGAGCCACAGGCAAACCTTCCTCGATCTGTATCAAATGGTCGACCGCATCATCTGTCACTCCGAAAGCATTCGAGAGAGACTCGCGATTGAGTTCGCAGCGAAGGAAGAAAAGGTCACGGTCATTCCTCACGGCCCATTCTTTTACGACCTTGCTGCAACCGCCGAACAAACCCTGCAAAGCTTCGAGCTCGATCCGCGAACATTGCTCGTGCTATGGCAGGGCATCCTCTCCCCCTACAAAGGAATCGATCTTCTGCTCGAGGCCTGGCAGAGCGTGGAAACATCCGTTGAAGACGCTCGACTGCTGATTGTAGGCACAGGACCGGCAGAGCTGATCGGCCAGATTCGCGAGCAGATTCGCAACCTGAAGCTGCAACGTGTCCAGCTTCACCCACGCTTCATCTCCACGGAAGAGCTCGTAGCTCTCTACCGAGCGGCAGACATCGTGGTCTATCCCTATCGCGCGATTACAACCAGCGGTGCGCTCGCGACTGGACTGGCGTTGGGCAAAACCATCATCGCCAGCGACCTCCCTGTCTTTCGTGAGTTACTCACAGATCGCGAGACTGCATTTTTTTTTGATCCCCAAAAACCAGCCGAGCTGGCCGACGCGATCACTCAGCTTCTGGGCGATGCGCTTCTAAGAGAACGACTTGCAGAAAATGTGCGAAAGATGAACTTTGGCGAGGAGTCCTGGCTTTCCATCGCGGACAAAACAATTGACTGTTACAAATTCGTCCAGCCTCCTGAGCTATGGTATAAAAAATGA
- a CDS encoding putative Ig domain-containing protein, producing the protein MRKIFKTLVAVLSLALLFFGLDSLSPSQTASAATTLTITTTSVPKATLGEAYTTTLKATGGTLPYHWRAVPGKHVPGFTLGEGGGQLFGTPTAGGTYPLSFTLTDSSSPAQTKTLKVTVVVVAPALSITTTSLPASKKSTKYSAALTATGGSPTYKWSLSSGKLPTGLTFASTGILSGTPSVTGTYSVGFTVTDSSYPALTKSSALSIVVGTTSSTPSPLSITTTALPAGTTGTKYSASMQAAGGKPSYTWSISSGKLPAGVALATTGTLSGTPTATGTFPITFAVKDSSSPSLTKSASISMAVSAASKAALTITSATLAAGTDGSAYASQLKASGGSPAYTWSITSGKLPAGLTLAATTGTISGTPSVTGTSTFTATVKDSSNPDQTKSASTSIAITTGAPQSGGPGTTWYIRADGGTNTQCTGKTNAAYPGSGSGQACAFNHPYQMMNSSGAWTSFAGGDTIQFADSSSAAHTYYMGEQNAGIGTDWHSQLNVICPQPNANDSQGFECVLPAPPSGTAGQHTRILGQNAGSCHDSAHTHLVNPTVLSGIDNAYWVLDTRATNYVDISCIEITQPDTCTTAGGAGSPGNCGNNVPNAVRFGGLVLNYGTDQGPSNLTLQDVAVVGVAGSGILGSHLNKSSSDVFSATDVYVIGNGQAGWNGDGGGCDGSAANDCESVGTMNLSHVIVDWNGCMAVKPYDMTKPDTQNKFNYCYGQVDGGYGDGFVQIAAGDMTLNVDHSYFRWNTQDGFDSLHLSDDVTTSPSIHISDSWSEGNGGQTFKLGAGAASSAINNVSIGNCRVLATASNFPLNPSGWALDSADTCRAAGDQWAFQLDNGTVITLENNTSVGYGNTMYDLECAAKAPNCAANGAKFIFRNNISKGYPDPGNGNRLASGIYLGTGNVFANSGSEIDHNLWNTMNTGCPDNSVTAGYEKIYTCGDPNLGGESNINAINPNLNSSSPAINSGIAISGITVDFNGVTRANPPAIGAMEK; encoded by the coding sequence TTGCGAAAAATCTTCAAAACCCTCGTAGCCGTCCTCTCCCTCGCGCTTCTCTTCTTCGGTCTGGATTCGCTCTCCCCGTCACAGACAGCAAGCGCCGCTACCACGCTAACCATCACCACCACCTCGGTCCCAAAAGCGACCCTCGGTGAGGCCTACACCACGACGCTCAAAGCTACCGGGGGCACGTTGCCTTACCACTGGAGAGCTGTGCCCGGCAAGCACGTCCCAGGCTTCACTCTCGGGGAAGGCGGGGGCCAGTTATTTGGCACGCCAACTGCCGGCGGCACGTACCCGCTCTCCTTCACGCTGACAGATTCTTCCTCCCCAGCTCAAACCAAGACTCTCAAAGTAACAGTCGTAGTCGTCGCCCCGGCTCTCTCTATTACAACGACCTCGCTTCCTGCCAGCAAGAAGTCGACCAAGTACTCAGCGGCCTTGACCGCAACCGGAGGGTCCCCGACCTACAAGTGGTCCCTCAGCTCTGGCAAACTCCCCACCGGCTTGACGTTTGCTTCGACAGGAATCCTTAGCGGCACACCCTCCGTCACCGGGACGTACTCCGTAGGCTTTACCGTCACGGATTCCTCGTACCCCGCCCTCACCAAGTCCTCCGCCCTTTCGATCGTTGTAGGAACAACAAGTTCCACTCCGTCGCCGCTCTCTATTACCACCACGGCCCTCCCCGCCGGCACGACGGGGACCAAGTACTCGGCTTCCATGCAAGCAGCTGGAGGCAAACCGTCCTATACCTGGTCCATCAGCTCCGGTAAGCTTCCTGCCGGAGTTGCTCTCGCAACCACAGGCACCCTCTCCGGCACACCAACGGCTACCGGGACATTCCCCATCACCTTCGCGGTCAAGGATTCTTCGAGTCCCAGTCTCACTAAATCCGCATCCATTTCAATGGCCGTCTCAGCAGCCAGTAAGGCTGCGCTCACCATCACATCGGCGACGCTCGCTGCCGGCACCGATGGCTCAGCCTATGCCTCGCAGTTGAAGGCCAGCGGCGGCTCACCTGCCTACACGTGGTCGATAACCTCCGGCAAACTGCCCGCGGGCCTCACCCTCGCAGCAACCACCGGCACGATCTCCGGAACGCCCTCGGTTACCGGAACCTCCACCTTCACAGCCACAGTCAAAGACAGCAGCAACCCGGACCAGACCAAGTCCGCCAGCACCTCCATCGCCATTACAACCGGAGCACCGCAGTCGGGTGGCCCTGGGACGACGTGGTACATCCGGGCGGATGGTGGCACGAACACCCAGTGCACGGGCAAGACGAACGCAGCCTATCCAGGTTCTGGCAGCGGTCAAGCGTGCGCCTTCAATCACCCCTACCAGATGATGAACTCGTCGGGAGCCTGGACCAGCTTTGCAGGGGGCGACACGATCCAGTTTGCCGACTCCAGCTCTGCGGCGCACACGTATTACATGGGCGAGCAGAATGCGGGAATAGGAACCGACTGGCATTCGCAGCTGAACGTTATCTGCCCTCAGCCGAATGCAAACGACAGCCAGGGATTCGAATGCGTCCTGCCTGCTCCTCCCTCCGGCACGGCCGGGCAACACACCCGGATTCTCGGCCAGAATGCCGGCAGCTGCCACGACTCCGCGCACACTCACTTAGTCAATCCCACCGTGCTCAGCGGCATCGACAACGCCTACTGGGTGCTCGATACCCGCGCAACCAACTACGTGGATATCTCCTGCATCGAGATCACCCAGCCCGACACCTGCACCACGGCGGGCGGCGCTGGCTCACCGGGCAACTGCGGTAATAACGTGCCTAACGCGGTGCGCTTCGGCGGCCTCGTCCTCAACTACGGGACCGATCAAGGTCCGTCGAACCTGACCCTTCAAGATGTCGCCGTGGTCGGTGTGGCAGGCAGCGGCATCCTCGGCAGCCATCTCAACAAATCCAGCAGCGATGTATTCTCCGCAACCGACGTCTACGTGATCGGCAACGGACAAGCGGGCTGGAATGGAGACGGCGGAGGCTGCGACGGCTCAGCCGCCAATGACTGCGAATCCGTTGGAACCATGAACCTGTCTCATGTGATCGTCGACTGGAATGGCTGCATGGCCGTCAAGCCGTACGACATGACCAAGCCCGATACCCAGAACAAATTCAACTACTGCTACGGACAGGTAGACGGAGGCTACGGCGACGGCTTCGTTCAGATCGCCGCCGGTGACATGACCTTGAACGTGGACCACAGTTACTTCCGCTGGAATACCCAGGACGGATTCGATTCGCTCCACCTCTCCGACGACGTGACCACCTCGCCTTCGATCCACATCTCGGACTCCTGGTCGGAGGGCAACGGCGGTCAAACCTTCAAACTTGGCGCCGGAGCAGCCTCTTCTGCCATCAACAACGTCTCCATCGGCAACTGCCGCGTGCTCGCCACGGCCTCGAACTTCCCCCTCAACCCCTCGGGCTGGGCTCTCGACAGCGCTGACACCTGCCGCGCCGCCGGCGACCAATGGGCCTTCCAGTTGGACAACGGCACCGTCATCACACTCGAGAACAACACCTCGGTCGGCTACGGCAACACCATGTACGACCTCGAATGTGCTGCTAAGGCTCCCAACTGCGCGGCCAACGGAGCCAAGTTCATCTTCAGAAACAACATCAGCAAGGGCTATCCCGATCCCGGAAACGGTAACAGGCTTGCTTCCGGCATCTACCTCGGCACCGGAAATGTCTTCGCCAACTCCGGATCGGAGATCGACCACAACCTCTGGAACACGATGAATACAGGATGCCCCGACAACTCCGTCACCGCGGGATACGAGAAGATATACACCTGCGGCGATCCCAATCTGGGCGGTGAGTCCAACATCAACGCCATCAACCCCAACCTCAACTCCTCCAGCCCCGCCATCAACTCCGGTATCGCCATCTCAGGAATCACCGTCGACTTCAACGGAGTTACCAGAGCCAACCCGCCAGCCATCGGCGCTATGGAAAAATAA
- a CDS encoding beta strand repeat-containing protein — protein sequence MVPVNVAPSISQVVPQTIAAGSKNLTIKVSGSHFTSESVILWNGSALSTSVIDSNTLSSPLASNIVATPSTVELQVQNTVTKASSSSVPVVITTPATGASASTLTLSTTSIPQAALGTLYSVALTANGGTPAYTWSVTGGQLPSGLSLSSTGVISGVPTASGSFSFAITVTDSGSPAQTAAMQFGLNIPAAAAPPVSPTPLQITPSLPAGAVGSIYSGSLQVSGGTAPYTWSSSALPTGLSLAGNGAISGDPTSSGSTTVTFTVADSSSPALTASVTAILAVTPSPLTITIVSLPAAQTNSPYSASLQVHGGTAPYTWSTSALPAGLTLTNNGTISGTPTASGNFPITVTVTDAGSPTLTTKASFTLSVAETVQPLVITSTSLAPATSSKPYSASLDASGGTAPYSWSAGALPAGLTLTNNGILSGTPTATGVFTVTVTVTDAGSPSLSAKTSFSLSVAAAILPLNVTSVTLAGATSNQPYSASLNASGGTAPYTWSASALPAGLIFASDGILSGTPNVTGSFPVTFTVTDAGTPALTAKATLNISVTADIQPLTITSTSVASATSNKPYSASLDASGGTAPYTWSSTALPAGLSLRSNGILSGTPTATGSFPITFTVTDAGSPALTAKTTLSISVTAAIQPLTISSTPFAGATANQPYSASLNASGGTAPYIWSAAGLPAGLSLASNGILSGTPTATGNFPITVNVTDSSAPAVTAKATFSLSVTAPIQPLTITSTAIASATSSQPYTASLNASGGTAPYTWSAAGLPAGLSFASNGIVAGTPTATGSFPITFTVTDAGSPTLTTKATLTLSVAAAIQPLSITSSAFASATANQPYSASLNATGGTPPYTWSGAGLPAGVSLATNGILSGTPTVSGNFPITLAVTDAGSPTLTTKATISLSVAAAIAPLSITSTTFAGATSTQPYTTTLSATGGTAPYTWSVTGLPAGLTLGGNGVIAGTPTATGSFPIAIAITDAGSPTLTAKATISLSVVAPIAPLAITTTTFAGATSTQPYSATLSATGGTAPYTWSVTGLPAGLTLGSNGVIAGTPTATGNFSISVTVTDSQSPAKTASATIPLSVTAAIAPLAITTTTFAGATSTQPYTTTLSATGGTAPYTWSVTGLPAGLTLGSNGVIAGTPTATGSFPISVTVTDSQSPAKTASATIPLAVTAAIAPLSITSTTFAGATSTQPYTTTLSATGGTAPYTWSVTGLPAGLALGSNGVIAGTPTATGTFSISITVTDSQSPAKTASATISLSVTAAIAPLAITSTTFTGATSNQPYTTTLSATGGTAPYTWSVTGLPAGLALGNNGVIAGTPTATGSFSISVTVTDSQSPAKTASATISLAVTAAIAPLTITTTTFAGATSTQPYTTTLSATGGTAPYTWSVTGLPAGLTLGSNGVIAGTPTATGSFPISVIVTDSQSPAKTASATIPLAVTAAIAPLAITTTTFAGATSTQPYTTTLSATGGTAPYTWSVTGLPAGLTLGSNGVIAGTPTATGNFSISVTVTDSQSPAKTASATISLAVTAAIAPLSITSTTFAGATSTQPYTTTLSATGGTAPYTWSVTGLPAGLTLGSNGVIAGTPTATGNFSISVTVTDSQSPAKTASATISLAVTAAIAPLSITSTTFAGATSTQPYTTTLSATGGTAPYTWSVTGLPAGLALGSNGVIAGTPTATGNFSISVTVTDSQSPAKTASATISLAVTATPLTITTSTLPSGTESTAYSSTLQASGGTPAYTWSISTGSLPAGLTLAATTGVISGTPSVTGTSSFTATVSDNGTPVQTKSVTVSITLSAAQPPPGPGTTWYIRPDGGTNTQCTGKTNAAYPGSGSGQACAFNHPYQMMNSSGAWTSFAGGDTIQFVNTSGTSDTYYMGEQNAGIGTDWHSQLSVICPQPNANQSQGFECVLPVPPRAQPGNTPGFSVRTQATATTPHTLT from the coding sequence TTGGTCCCGGTAAACGTCGCGCCAAGTATCAGCCAGGTCGTCCCCCAAACCATCGCTGCGGGTTCAAAGAACCTGACCATCAAGGTCTCAGGAAGCCATTTCACAAGCGAGAGTGTCATCCTCTGGAATGGCAGCGCACTCTCCACCTCGGTCATCGACTCGAATACCCTCTCAAGCCCACTTGCAAGCAACATCGTCGCAACTCCTTCCACGGTGGAATTGCAGGTACAGAACACTGTTACAAAAGCTTCTTCATCGTCAGTACCCGTGGTCATCACGACACCTGCGACCGGTGCATCCGCTTCGACCCTGACGCTCTCTACGACCTCTATACCCCAGGCCGCCCTCGGCACTCTCTATAGCGTGGCGTTGACCGCAAATGGAGGCACACCCGCATATACCTGGAGTGTCACAGGAGGGCAGTTGCCTTCTGGACTCAGCCTGTCCTCGACCGGAGTTATCTCCGGCGTACCCACCGCAAGCGGAAGTTTTTCATTTGCAATCACGGTCACTGACTCCGGTTCCCCCGCACAAACCGCAGCGATGCAATTTGGCTTGAATATACCCGCTGCTGCAGCCCCACCCGTTAGTCCCACGCCTCTGCAGATCACGCCTTCGCTCCCCGCTGGTGCAGTTGGGTCGATCTATTCAGGTTCGCTACAGGTAAGTGGAGGTACCGCGCCATACACATGGTCCTCGAGCGCGTTACCCACAGGACTTAGCCTCGCAGGCAACGGCGCCATCTCAGGAGATCCAACTTCAAGTGGAAGCACTACTGTAACCTTTACCGTTGCAGATTCAAGCAGCCCAGCTTTGACCGCCTCGGTCACTGCAATACTCGCGGTAACCCCGTCGCCTCTGACAATTACCATCGTCAGTCTGCCGGCCGCCCAGACGAACTCTCCCTATTCCGCGTCACTGCAGGTACACGGAGGGACAGCACCTTACACCTGGTCCACCAGCGCCCTACCCGCTGGACTTACTCTGACAAACAACGGCACCATCTCTGGAACGCCAACCGCCTCCGGCAACTTTCCGATCACAGTCACGGTCACCGACGCCGGTTCACCAACCCTGACCACAAAAGCTTCGTTCACTCTATCGGTCGCCGAGACAGTCCAACCCCTTGTCATTACCTCGACTTCCCTTGCGCCAGCCACCTCCAGCAAACCTTATAGCGCCTCGCTCGATGCATCAGGAGGAACTGCTCCCTACAGCTGGTCCGCCGGCGCTCTTCCTGCTGGACTCACTCTCACCAACAACGGTATCCTCTCGGGAACACCGACTGCTACCGGCGTCTTCACCGTCACTGTCACGGTCACCGACGCAGGTTCACCCTCTCTCAGCGCCAAGACTTCGTTCAGTCTGTCAGTCGCCGCCGCAATCCTGCCCCTTAACGTCACCTCCGTTACCCTTGCAGGCGCCACCTCCAACCAACCATATAGCGCCTCCCTCAACGCCTCTGGGGGAACAGCTCCCTACACCTGGTCCGCGAGCGCGCTTCCTGCTGGACTCATCTTCGCCAGCGACGGCATCCTCTCCGGAACCCCCAACGTTACCGGCAGCTTCCCCGTCACCTTCACTGTCACCGACGCCGGGACACCTGCCCTAACCGCGAAAGCAACGCTCAACATCTCCGTCACAGCGGACATCCAACCCCTCACCATTACCTCCACCTCCGTTGCGAGCGCCACCTCCAATAAACCCTACAGCGCCTCCCTCGACGCCTCTGGAGGAACAGCCCCATACACCTGGTCCTCCACTGCGCTCCCTGCTGGACTCAGTCTTCGAAGCAACGGGATCCTCTCCGGAACCCCGACCGCAACCGGCAGCTTCCCCATCACCTTTACTGTCACCGATGCCGGTTCTCCCGCCCTGACCGCCAAGACTACGCTCAGCATCTCCGTCACCGCGGCCATCCAACCCCTTACAATCTCCTCCACTCCATTTGCAGGCGCGACGGCCAACCAACCCTACAGCGCCTCCCTCAACGCATCTGGAGGAACTGCTCCCTACATCTGGTCCGCCGCCGGGCTGCCCGCTGGACTCTCTCTCGCCAGCAACGGCATCCTCTCCGGAACCCCAACCGCGACTGGTAATTTTCCCATCACGGTAAACGTCACTGACTCCAGCGCGCCTGCCGTGACAGCAAAAGCTACGTTTAGTCTTTCGGTCACCGCGCCAATCCAGCCCCTCACGATCACCTCTACTGCAATCGCGAGCGCAACCTCCAGCCAACCCTACACCGCATCCCTCAACGCCTCCGGAGGAACTGCTCCCTACACCTGGTCCGCGGCCGGCCTCCCTGCCGGGCTCTCTTTCGCCAGCAACGGAATCGTTGCAGGAACTCCCACCGCGACCGGCAGCTTCCCCATCACCTTCACGGTCACCGACGCCGGATCCCCAACCCTCACCACGAAGGCAACCCTGACCCTCTCGGTCGCCGCAGCCATCCAACCGCTCAGCATTACCTCCAGCGCCTTTGCGAGCGCGACGGCCAACCAACCCTACAGTGCCTCACTAAATGCGACTGGAGGAACACCTCCCTACACCTGGTCCGGCGCTGGGCTTCCCGCCGGAGTCTCTCTCGCCACAAACGGCATTCTCTCAGGAACCCCGACGGTCAGCGGCAATTTCCCCATTACACTCGCAGTCACCGACGCTGGCTCGCCCACACTCACCACAAAGGCAACCATCAGCCTCTCCGTCGCCGCAGCCATCGCGCCGCTCTCCATCACCTCCACCACCTTCGCAGGAGCAACCTCCACCCAGCCCTACACCACCACTCTCAGTGCAACCGGCGGAACAGCTCCCTACACCTGGTCCGTTACCGGCCTGCCTGCAGGCCTCACCCTAGGAGGCAACGGTGTCATCGCCGGAACTCCCACGGCCACCGGCAGCTTCCCCATAGCCATCGCCATCACCGACGCTGGCTCGCCCACACTCACCGCAAAGGCAACCATCAGCCTCTCCGTGGTCGCACCCATTGCACCTCTCGCCATCACCACCACCACCTTTGCAGGAGCAACCTCCACCCAGCCCTATAGCGCCACCCTCAGCGCCACCGGCGGAACCGCTCCCTACACCTGGTCCGTCACCGGCTTACCCGCTGGTCTCACCCTCGGCAGCAACGGAGTCATCGCGGGAACCCCCACCGCCACTGGCAACTTCTCCATCTCCGTCACCGTCACCGATAGCCAAAGCCCAGCCAAGACCGCATCCGCCACCATCCCGCTCTCGGTCACCGCAGCCATCGCCCCTCTCGCCATCACCACAACCACCTTCGCAGGAGCGACCTCCACCCAGCCGTACACCACCACTCTCAGCGCAACCGGCGGAACCGCTCCCTATACCTGGTCCGTCACCGGCCTACCCGCTGGTCTCACTCTCGGAAGCAACGGCGTCATCGCCGGAACCCCCACCGCCACTGGCAGCTTCCCCATCTCCGTCACCGTCACCGACAGCCAGAGCCCAGCCAAGACCGCATCCGCCACCATCCCGCTCGCGGTCACCGCAGCCATCGCCCCACTCTCGATCACCTCCACCACCTTCGCAGGAGCAACCTCCACCCAGCCCTACACCACCACTCTCAGCGCAACCGGCGGAACCGCTCCCTACACCTGGTCGGTCACCGGCCTACCCGCTGGTCTGGCACTCGGCAGCAACGGAGTCATCGCCGGAACCCCCACCGCCACCGGCACCTTCTCCATCTCCATCACCGTCACCGACAGCCAGAGCCCAGCCAAGACCGCATCCGCCACCATCTCACTCTCGGTCACCGCAGCCATAGCACCTCTCGCCATCACCTCAACCACCTTCACAGGAGCAACCTCCAACCAGCCATACACCACCACTCTCAGTGCAACCGGCGGAACCGCTCCCTACACCTGGTCCGTCACCGGCCTACCCGCTGGTCTGGCACTCGGCAACAACGGAGTCATCGCGGGAACCCCCACCGCCACTGGCAGCTTCTCCATCTCCGTCACCGTCACCGACAGCCAGAGCCCAGCCAAGACCGCATCCGCCACCATCTCACTCGCGGTCACCGCAGCCATCGCCCCTCTCACCATCACCACAACCACCTTCGCAGGAGCGACCTCCACCCAGCCGTACACCACCACTCTCAGCGCAACCGGCGGAACCGCTCCCTATACCTGGTCCGTCACCGGCCTACCCGCTGGTCTCACTCTCGGAAGCAACGGCGTCATCGCCGGAACCCCCACCGCCACTGGCAGCTTCCCCATCTCCGTCATCGTCACCGACAGCCAGAGCCCAGCCAAGACCGCATCCGCCACCATCCCGCTCGCGGTCACCGCAGCCATCGCCCCTCTCGCCATCACCACAACCACCTTCGCAGGAGCAACCTCCACCCAGCCCTACACCACCACTCTCAGTGCTACCGGCGGAACCGCTCCCTATACCTGGTCCGTCACCGGCCTACCCGCTGGTCTCACACTCGGCAGCAACGGCGTCATCGCCGGAACCCCCACCGCCACTGGCAACTTCTCCATCTCCGTTACCGTTACCGACAGCCAAAGTCCAGCAAAGACCGCGTCCGCCACCATCTCACTCGCGGTCACCGCCGCCATCGCCCCACTCTCGATCACCTCCACCACCTTTGCAGGAGCAACCTCCACCCAGCCCTACACCACCACTCTCAGTGCTACCGGCGGAACCGCTCCCTATACCTGGTCCGTCACCGGCCTACCCGCTGGTCTCACACTCGGCAGCAACGGCGTCATCGCCGGAACCCCCACCGCCACTGGCAACTTCTCCATCTCCGTCACCGTCACCGACAGCCAGAGCCCAGCAAAGACCGCATCCGCCACCATCTCACTCGCGGTCACCGCCGCCATCGCCCCACTCTCGATCACCTCCACCACCTTCGCAGGAGCAACCTCCACCCAGCCCTACACCACCACTCTCAGCGCAACCGGCGGAACCGCTCCCTACACCTGGTCGGTCACCGGCCTACCCGCTGGTCTGGCACTCGGCAGCAACGGAGTCATCGCCGGAACCCCGACCGCCACCGGCAACTTCTCCATCTCCGTCACCGTCACCGACAGCCAGAGCCCAGCCAAGACCGCATCCGCCACCATCTCACTCGCGGTCACTGCAACTCCACTTACAATTACCACCTCAACTCTGCCTTCAGGCACCGAAAGCACAGCCTATTCGAGCACTTTACAGGCGAGCGGAGGCACCCCTGCCTACACGTGGTCGATCAGCACTGGCAGCCTGCCCGCTGGACTCACCCTGGCCGCAACCACCGGCGTGATCTCCGGTACTCCCTCGGTGACCGGCACCTCCAGTTTCACTGCAACCGTAAGCGACAACGGCACTCCCGTCCAGACCAAGTCGGTCACCGTCTCGATCACGTTGAGCGCAGCGCAGCCACCTCCTGGTCCGGGGACCACCTGGTACATCCGCCCGGATGGTGGCACGAACACGCAGTGCACCGGCAAGACCAACGCAGCCTATCCAGGTTCTGGCAGCGGTCAGGCGTGCGCCTTCAATCACCCGTACCAGATGATGAACTCGTCGGGAGCCTGGACCAGCTTTGCTGGCGGCGACACGATCCAGTTTGTGAACACCAGTGGCACGTCCGACACCTATTACATGGGCGAGCAGAATGCGGGAATAGGAACCGACTGGCATTCGCAACTGAGCGTAATCTGCCCTCAGCCGAATGCAAACCAGAGTCAGGGATTCGAATGCGTCCTGCCTGTTCCCCCTCGGGCACAGCCGGGCAACACACCCGGATTCTCGGTCAGAACGCAGGCAACTGCCACGACTCCGCACACACTCACTTAG